AAATAGCTCTGACCTGTTCGATAAGGTAGTCCTGTGACTTCAATAAAATCTTTTAATTTCAAACCTTTAATATAGCAAGCCTTTTGTAATCTCTTTGAAATACACATTTGTATAAAATCCCTTTGCATTTATTTATACATTTGTGTATATTATAAATGTGAATTAATCAAATCTCAAGGTTTTATGGCTCAACACTACCTTCTTTCCTCCCAAGCAAAAATGCTTTCCATCCGCAAGGTAATGTCCTTGACGGATAAGCAGGCGTTTTCCTTGTTGTGTGAATTACGTTGAGGAAGTGAGACTGACGTAGTCTGCCCTCAATGTGGTTGTCGTCATCAAGCCTATTTTATTGCTTCCCGTAAGCAGTGGCGGTGTAAAATAAAAGGTTGTCGCCATACTTTTTCCGTAACCTCTGGCACAATTTTTGCTAACCGCAAATTGCCGATTCAAACTTACCTACTTGCTATTGTGATGTTTGTAAATGCGGTAAAAGGGATTCCAGCTTTACAGCTTTCTCGTGATTTAGGCGTGCAATATAAAACCGCTTATGTACTGGCTCAAAAAATGCGAAAAGCTTTGCTTGTACAACGGGAACTAAAATCGCTTTCGGGCGAAATTGATATGGACGGCACTTACATTCACCCTGCACCTCGTAAAGCGAATAAAAAAACTGACCGCATTGATTATCGTCTGAAAGAAAATCAAAGTCCTGATAAACGTTGTGTGATAGTTGTTCGTGAGCATTATACCGAAACGGAAAAAAGAGAAAATAATCGTCATCGTGGTGCAAAAAGTACGCACGTTTTTGTCACCTATGCTGAAACGCAATCCGTGGTAAAAAAGATTGCTGATAACCTCATTACTCGTGGCTCTCGCATTAATACCGATGAAAGTAATGCGTATGAGATACTTATGCCTTTTTATGAGTTATGTACCGTCAATCATAAAGACGAATATCGCAGTGAGTTAGACGTAACCAATAACCAAGCGGAAAGCTATTTCTCTCGGTTTAAACGTATGTATTACGGGCAAGTTCATAAAATGAGTAACCGTTACTTACTTAATTACGCTAATGAAGCCGCTTACCGTGAAGATAACCGCAGACAATCCAACGGTGTTCAATTCCGTGATGTGTTAGAAAAGTGCCTCTCAACTTCAAACGAAAAGAACGAATGGTGCGGTTACTGGCAACGAAAACATATTTCTCAAGAAGTGGTACTACATTAATGGCAAAGAAAGTCTATCTCAATCAAATACAACGGAAAATAAATGCACTGGAGCGTGAACGCAATCAAGTGCTTAAACATTTAGCCCTTGTAAATGACAAGCTCTCCACACTCACTAAAAGCCTTGAGATTATGCAAGAACAAGCCCGTGTCGATGACTATAATACAGAGCTGTTTGTCTATGCGACCCGTTCTCGCCGTTTTAAAGGTAATCTGCGTAAAATTATCATACAACTGATGAAAGCCGACCCTAATCGTTATTTTACCGTCAATGAATTAACCCAACTTGCCCTTAAATATGACAACCAACCTGACACTTTAATCACTGATGGGCATACTGTTTCCGTAAGAGGGGCATTAAAGCATTGGCTTGATAAAGGTATTGTTGAACGATATTCTCGGAGTGTCACTGATGTAAAATGGAAATTAAATCTCCGTTGAGATAAAAGATGCTAATCGCCAAAAAATAACACGGTTGTTAGATTTTTGCTCGACCATTTTCTGTTTAGAAAATGCTGAAAGCATTGAGGCAATACGAGAGCCGTAGGGTTGTAAACTACCTTCGGCAGTCCTTCCTCCTAACACTGCCACCTTATGAGCAATATCCGCTGTCGTCAGCCATTCATTCGCATTCGTTTTTAATACTTCTACTAAATATTTCCTCGTTGAGGTATCATATTGCTTTATTTTCTGCTTCTGCGGTTTTTGATTCGCATAAGCAAAGGTATCTTGATAAGATTTTAGTTGCTTATCAATAACAGAAAGTTGCTTTTCCAGTATTTTCTTCTGCTCAGAAAGGGTTTCAATCTCTTTAAATAACAAGGTTGAGAGTTTTGTGTAAAGTGGTGGGGTTTTCATTTTTCCTTATTCCTAAAATAAGTTGATAGAATAAGGAAAAAGTAGCAGAAACAATCAAAAAAATCTTTGTGCAACTGCTACATAATACCGAAATTTTTGCAAAACTAACCGCTTTTTATTAGTTCTTAGTTTAGTTTTCGGCTGTCGGTTTACGGCGTTTACCGATATTTTTTGTGTCTCGGTGGCGAATTTTCACCTTTTTCTTCGTGCCTTCCTTTTTATCGGCTTTTTTCTGCTTGATACGAGCCTTTTCTTTTTTACTTACGCTTTTGCTTTCACCATCTTTTGGTGCTTTAGTTCGTGGCTCTAAGCCTTCAATTAAGCGAGATTTAAGCTGTTCTTCAGTATAGCGTTGAATTTTTCCGAGTAGTTTATAATCGTGAGCTTCTACAAGAGAAATTGCCGAACCTTTTTTCCCTGCTCGAGCAGTACGTCCAATGCGGTGTAAATAGGTATCGGCACTGTATGGCATATCGAAATTGAGAACGAAATCAATATCATCAATATCGATACCTCGTGCTGCAACGTCTGTTGCAATTAGAACATTTACTACTCCATTTTTTATACGATCAATTGCTTGATTACGTTGAGTTTGTGCCATTTCTCCTTCAAGATAAGTGGAGCGAATGCCTCGTTTTCGTAATGTTTCACTGATTTCTCGAACAGATTCACGACGGCGAACAAAAACAATACCACGTTGAATTTCAAATTGTGTGATTATTCGTGCCAGTAATTTAGTTTTATGTTCAAGATTATCCGCATGGTAATACCATTGTTGAATTTTTTTGCGTTCACGGCGGCTAGGTTCAGCGTCAATTTGGATTGGGTTATTTAAAATCCGCTGTGCAAAATCGACTAATAATTCTCCTTCTAAAGTTGCAGAAAAAAGCCAAGTGTATTTACGCCAGCGTGTTTCTGCAGCGATATGTTCTGCGTCTTGTCCGAATCCCATTTGTAACATTCTGTCGGCTTCATCGAAAATGAGGATTTCAACGGAACGACAATCAAAATTTTCTTCTTTAATATATTGTAATAGCCTTCCTGGTGTTGCAACCACAAGATCTTGATTAGTATTAAATACTTCACCGTGATTTTGGTAGGCCACGCCCCCTGTAATTGTTGCCACTTTTAGGTGGGTAAATTGAGCGAGTTCTTCCGCTTGGCCAGCAACTTGCATTGCAAGCTCACGAGTTGGGGTTAAGATTAAAATGCGTGGTGGACCAGGATCTCGGCGTGGGTAATCGAGTAAATGTTGCAAAGCAGGCAGTAAAAATGCGGCTGTTTTGCCTGTTCCCGTTGGTGCAGAGCCAAGTAAGTCTCGCCCTTCGAGGGTTATTGGAAGGACTTCTTGTTGAATTGCTGTGGGCGTTTTATAGCCTTTTTTAACGAGCGCTTTTAGTAGTAAAGGGCTTAAGTCAAATTGCTCAAAGGTTGGGGTATTCATAAATATTCTCTTATGGGTAAATTTAGTCGGTGATCTTACCGTTTATTTGTTTATTGTAATGTGGCATTAAAATGGGGCTGATTATAGGATAAATAGGCCTATATAGATAGGCATAATGGTTTGATAAGTTGTAAATCAATTCATAAATAACACGCCATTACGATGGCATTTTCCCTCTCACCGTTTAGCGTTGGATAATAATTTTTGCGTTGAGTAACTTCGTTAAAACCGAGTGTGTAATAAAGGTGTTGAGCAGAAATATTTGAAGCTCGAACTTCAAGCCAAAGGGTTAAAATCCCCAGCGTTTGAAGTTGTGTTATCAGAGTCTGTAATAATTGTTTACCATAGCCTTTTCCCTGATATTTTGGATCAACCGCAATATTAAATAGCGTGGCCTCATCTAGCACCGTTTGGCAAATAGCAAAGGCGATAATATTGCTATTTACTTGCAATTTTAAATTGAGATAGCGTTCGCCTTGATTATTAAGCAATGTTCCTTTGCTCCAAGGTACGAGATGAGCAGATTGTTCAATTTCAAATAGGCGATCAAAATCTTCACAAGTAACGGGGGTAATCACAAATTTTCCTCAAAATGGGTGCAGATTGGCTCAATTTGTTGCCAAAAATGCCGTTTGGTTTCTGGTTGTTGTAAACTTTGCCACGAGGGATAGTGCCAAGCGATTTGATTTGTCAATTTTTTGCGTAATCTTACCGCTTGTTCATCGGACAAAATCAGTAAAAATATTGGTTGATGCTGAAATATCAGGCGATGAGCCTGCTCTTCATTTAGCCATTGGTACTCTTTTGATGTGAGTTGTAACGTATGCAAAATATCTTGAAATAGTTGAGATTTTTGCTGATCTTCTTCGCAAACTACGACAAATTTGATATCGCCTGCTAGGCGAATTTGTGCATCACCTTTGAGTACTTGTGGTTTAGTCAGTACCCATTGATCAATATTCATTTGCTGTAACAGTAGATCTCGCCGATTCATTTTTTCCTCACAAAAGTGTGGGGAATGGTAGCAAAAGTCGTTACAATGCGGAAATTATTTTAATAAAAAATGGAAAATTTATGTTATCTCTTGAAAGTGAAGTGCTTAAACGTCATTTGACACTTTTTGAAAATAAATCAGTGCTATTGTTTGGGAATGTGCG
This portion of the Vespertiliibacter pulmonis genome encodes:
- a CDS encoding DNA repair protein; its protein translation is MAKKVYLNQIQRKINALERERNQVLKHLALVNDKLSTLTKSLEIMQEQARVDDYNTELFVYATRSRRFKGNLRKIIIQLMKADPNRYFTVNELTQLALKYDNQPDTLITDGHTVSVRGALKHWLDKGIVERYSRSVTDVKWKLNLR
- a CDS encoding DUF5320 domain-containing protein, whose product is MKTPPLYTKLSTLLFKEIETLSEQKKILEKQLSVIDKQLKSYQDTFAYANQKPQKQKIKQYDTSTRKYLVEVLKTNANEWLTTADIAHKVAVLGGRTAEGSLQPYGSRIASMLSAFSKQKMVEQKSNNRVIFWRLASFISTEI
- the srmB gene encoding ATP-dependent RNA helicase SrmB, which encodes MNTPTFEQFDLSPLLLKALVKKGYKTPTAIQQEVLPITLEGRDLLGSAPTGTGKTAAFLLPALQHLLDYPRRDPGPPRILILTPTRELAMQVAGQAEELAQFTHLKVATITGGVAYQNHGEVFNTNQDLVVATPGRLLQYIKEENFDCRSVEILIFDEADRMLQMGFGQDAEHIAAETRWRKYTWLFSATLEGELLVDFAQRILNNPIQIDAEPSRRERKKIQQWYYHADNLEHKTKLLARIITQFEIQRGIVFVRRRESVREISETLRKRGIRSTYLEGEMAQTQRNQAIDRIKNGVVNVLIATDVAARGIDIDDIDFVLNFDMPYSADTYLHRIGRTARAGKKGSAISLVEAHDYKLLGKIQRYTEEQLKSRLIEGLEPRTKAPKDGESKSVSKKEKARIKQKKADKKEGTKKKVKIRHRDTKNIGKRRKPTAEN
- the rimI gene encoding ribosomal protein S18-alanine N-acetyltransferase codes for the protein MITPVTCEDFDRLFEIEQSAHLVPWSKGTLLNNQGERYLNLKLQVNSNIIAFAICQTVLDEATLFNIAVDPKYQGKGYGKQLLQTLITQLQTLGILTLWLEVRASNISAQHLYYTLGFNEVTQRKNYYPTLNGERENAIVMACYL
- a CDS encoding DNA polymerase III subunit psi, translating into MNRRDLLLQQMNIDQWVLTKPQVLKGDAQIRLAGDIKFVVVCEEDQQKSQLFQDILHTLQLTSKEYQWLNEEQAHRLIFQHQPIFLLILSDEQAVRLRKKLTNQIAWHYPSWQSLQQPETKRHFWQQIEPICTHFEENL